Genomic segment of Candidatus Cloacimonadaceae bacterium:
AGGGATGGTTGTAGAGATTGACGAAGTTCAGGATCAGTTCACTTGGGTTCATAAGGCTGTACTCAAGTCGATATCTGATACGGCGATATCAGGCTGCTTCTTCTGCTCGTTCTCGATGATGTACATCACCTTCATAGCTTTACGCAGGTTGCCGCCGCTGTTGAAGTCGATCTTCTCGATCACCTCTTCAGTTACCTCAACCTCCATTACTTCTCTGGCAACCAGTTCTAAGTCTTTGCGGGAGATCTGTTGGAACTCATAGAAGGAGTTGCATCGGTCGAAGTAATGGGCATTGATCTGCGAGAGCCTGTCCATCGCGTTCTGCATACCTATAAGAATAACCACGGTTAAGGTCTCATCCACGATGTCCCGGATCGCTCCCAGCAGCTTTTCATGCGAGTAGGAATAGTCGATCT
This window contains:
- a CDS encoding ATP-binding protein, which gives rise to IDYSYSHEKLLGAIRDIVDETLTVVILIGMQNAMDRLSQINAHYFDRCNSFYEFQQISRKDLELVAREVMEVEVTEEVIEKIDFNSGGNLRKAMKVMYIIENEQKKQPDIAVSDIDLSTAL